From a single Deltaproteobacteria bacterium genomic region:
- the folP gene encoding dihydropteroate synthase, with translation MRRQSEPKNNIDNDDMSIKYRTLAASPHTILKCRDRELPLHERTHIMGVLNLTPDSFYDGGRYFEVDLALKRAEKMIEEGADIVDIGGESTRPGSEGISEEEEITRVIPVIREIYKRFDIVMSVDTTKPRVAREALDEGVSVINDISGLKFDDEIAELASRYGAALVLMHTTSRPRDMQKKTQYASLIDDVMESLQISVNKAIEKGVGEDSILVDPGIGFGKTAEQNLILLKHLNRLGELGKPVLIGTSNKSFIGHTLGTPVNDRTEGTAATVAIAILNGASVIRVHDVAYMKRVSRMADAVSKAN, from the coding sequence AGCGGCATCACCTCATACCATACTCAAATGTAGAGACAGAGAACTACCCCTCCACGAAAGAACCCACATAATGGGCGTGTTAAACCTTACGCCCGACTCCTTCTATGACGGCGGCCGGTATTTCGAGGTTGACCTTGCGTTAAAGCGGGCCGAAAAAATGATAGAAGAAGGAGCCGACATTGTAGATATAGGCGGCGAATCGACAAGACCGGGCTCCGAAGGAATATCGGAAGAGGAAGAGATCACAAGGGTCATCCCGGTTATCAGGGAAATATATAAAAGATTTGATATTGTGATGTCAGTCGACACGACCAAGCCCCGCGTCGCCCGCGAGGCGCTTGATGAGGGCGTCTCCGTCATAAACGATATAAGCGGATTAAAATTCGACGATGAAATCGCCGAACTCGCCTCAAGATACGGAGCGGCGCTGGTGCTTATGCATACGACGTCCAGGCCCAGGGACATGCAAAAAAAAACCCAATACGCTTCCCTGATCGACGACGTAATGGAATCCCTCCAGATTTCCGTCAACAAGGCGATCGAGAAAGGGGTTGGTGAAGACAGCATACTCGTTGACCCGGGTATCGGATTCGGCAAAACGGCGGAACAGAATCTGATTCTCCTCAAACATTTAAATAGGCTCGGAGAATTAGGCAAACCCGTCTTAATAGGCACCTCGAATAAATCCTTTATAGGACACACGCTGGGCACACCGGTTAACGACAGGACAGAGGGAACCGCCGCCACGGTAGCCATAGCTATCCTGAACGGAGCATCCGTCATCAGAGTACACGATGTCGCCTATATGAAACGGGTAAGCCGCATGGCGGACGCGGTATCGAAGGCAAATTAA